A DNA window from Pungitius pungitius chromosome 1, fPunPun2.1, whole genome shotgun sequence contains the following coding sequences:
- the gpr78b gene encoding G-protein coupled receptor 26 encodes MDFAETLFALFIVAVALVSLSSNLLVLLCFVHSTEIRRQVPGVFTMNLSFCNILITVLNMPATLVGIIRDQQPFADCVCHTVSFLETFLTANTMLSMAALSIDRWIAVVFPLSYSSKMRYKDALIMVCYSWLHAFTFSLTALLFSWVNYNHAYASCTLQPREEGGDRIKFAIFTVVFHATSFILSLLILCFTYLKVLKVARFHCKRIDVITMQTLFLLVDIHPSVKQRCLAEQKRRKQRATKKISIFIGSFIICYAPYVITRLAELIPFVDINRHWGIISKCLTYSKAASDPFAYSLLRQQYKKVLVTVVNRLLRRDLYPSSGHNSSLDTDNDYCLQRIS; translated from the exons ATGGACTTTGCCGAAACCCTTTTCGCTTTGTTCATCGTCGCGGTCGCGCTCGTCTCGCTGTCGTCCAACTTGTTGGTGCTGCTATGCTTCGTCCACAGCACCGAGATACGCCGACAGGTGCCCGGCGTGTTCACCATGAACCTGTCCTTCTGCAACATCCTCATCACCGTCCTCAACATGCCGGCCACCCTGGTGGGGATCATCAGGGACCAGCAGCCGTTCGCGGACTGCGTTTGCCACACGGTGAGCTTCCTGGAGACCTTCTTGACCGCGAACACCATGCTGAGCATGGCGGCTCTGAGCATCGACCGGTGGATCGCGGTGGTGTTCCCGCTCAGTTACTCCTCTAAGATGCGCTACAAGGACGCGCTGATCATGGTGTGCTACTCCTGGCTGCACGCCTTCACCTTCTCCCTGACGGCGCTGCTCTTCTCCTGGGTCAACTACAACCACGCGTACGCGTCGTGCACCTTGCAGCCGCGCGAAGAAGGCGGCGACCGGATTAAGTTCGCGATCTTCACCGTCGTGTTCCACGCCACCAGCTTCATCCTGTCGTTGCTCATTTTGTGCTTCACCTACTTGAAGGTGTTGAAAGTCGCCCGGTTCCACTGCAAGAGGATTGACGTTATCACCATGCAGACTCTTTTCCTGCTGGTCGACATTCACCCGAG CGTCAAACAAAGATGTTTAGCGGAgcaaaaaaggagaaagcaaAGAGCCACAAAGAAGATCAGCATCTTCATCGGCTCATTCATCATCTGCTATGCTCCTTATGTAATCACAAG GTTGGCCGAGCTCATACCCTTCGTGGACATCAACCGCCACTGGGGGATTATCAGTAAGTGCCTGACGTACAGCAAGGCTGCGTCCGACCCCTTCGCCTACTCCCTCCTGCGTCAGCAGTACAAGAAGGTCCTGGTCACCGTCGTCAACAGGCTGCTCCGCCGTGACCTCTACCCCTCGTCCGGCCACAACAGCTCCCTGGACACCGACAACGACTACTGCCTCCAGAGGATCAGCTAG
- the LOC119223569 gene encoding carboxypeptidase Z-like isoform X1, which yields MKTEYMEPRKAVVMLLFLLQLLVLVSCDPPRCAFRGQCKPTVEVKPKCSDVPLSYCDDMAYTRTTFPNILGHQTREDAESGAEYLLVSVAESLLGGMCNPDIRMLGCSVLAPRCEKETLLRPCRTACEAARRRCGHAFEGIDMAWPYFLDCDRFFASEQEGCYDPLEGLRAEQDAEPVDSMEEAPPRDPATTMQFTYHTHAQMVGALKRVEERCFDVARTYSVGRSTEGRELLVIEFSNNPGRHELLEPEFKYIGNMHGNEVLGRQLLIYLAQHMCSEYQLGNERIQTLINTTRIHILPSMNPDGCELAVFGLPDNNYGDDDDEEEQGPRYESWNTGRNNAQNIDLNRNFPDLTSVAYSRRRQKRHRTDHIPIPDHFWFGKVAPETYAVMKWIRSIPFVLSANFHAGDLVVSYPYDLSKHPLQRNMFSPTPDNKVFKLLARTYATAHGTMSNGDPRCGASRTDGPRGTANGAQRSSIAGGMQDFNYLHSNCFEVTVELGCDKFPPEEELSSGWQENYEALIEFMEAVHGGIKGIVKDEEGNAVKGARISVRGIRHDITTAEDGDYWRLLTPGVHIVTASARGYSRSMKKVHLPRRMHAAGRVDFVLQRAAPELDPQKEEEEEEEEEEDEEDSHDRFDPYNQYERYALVSESSPSREERAEKPWWWNYFVQPGGPAPTWLLKHH from the exons ATGAAAACGGAATATATGGAACCACGGAAAGCGGTCGTCATGCTGCTGTTCCTCCTGCAGTTGTTGGTCCTCGTGTCGTGTGACCCTCCGCGGTGTGCATTTCGAG GACAGTGCAAGCCAACGGTGGAGGTCAAAC CCAAATGCTCGGACGTGCCTCTGTCCTACTGCGACGACATGGCCTACACCCGCACCACGTTCCCCAACATCCTCGGCCACCAGACCCGCGAGGACGCCGAGTCGGGCGCCGAGTACCTCCTGGTGAGCGTCGCAGAGTCGCTGCTCGGCGGCATGTGCAACCCCGACATCCGCATGCTGGGCTGCTCCGTGTTGGCGCCCCGCTGCGAGAAGGAGACGCTGCTGAGGCCCTGCCGCACCGCCTGCGAGGCGGCGCGCAGAAGGTGCGGCCACGCCTTCGAGGGGATCGACATGGCCTGGCCCTACTTCCTGGACTGCGACCGCTTCTTCGCCAGCGAGCAGGAGGGATGTTACGACCCGCTGGAGGGCCTCAGAG CCGAGCAGGACGCGGAGCCCGTGGACAGCATGGAAGAGGCTCCCCCGAGAGACCCCGCCACGACGATGCAGTTCACCTACCACACCCACGCCCAGATGGTCGGCGCCTTGAAGAGGGTCGAGGAGCGATGCTTCGACGTAGCGAGGACCTACAGCGTGGGCCGCAGCACGGAGGGCAGGGAGCTGCTGGTGATCGAATTCTCCAACAACCCCGGACGACATGAACTGC TCGAGCCAGAGTTTAAGTACATCGGCAACATGCACGGGAATGAAGTCCTGGGCCGCCAGCTGCTGATCTACTTGGCTCAGCACATGTGCTCGGAGTACCAGCTGGGCAACGAGCGCATCCAGACCCTCATCAACACCACCCGCATCCACATCCTGCCCTCCATGAACCCCGACGGGTGCGAGTTGGCCGTTTTTGGACTTCCGGACAACAACTACGGGGAcgacgacgatgaggaggagcag GGTCCCAGATATGAATCTTGGAACACCGGCCGCAATAATGCCCAGAACATCGACCTGAACCGGAACTTCCCGGACTTGACCTCGGTCGCCTACAGCCGGCGCAGACAGAAGCGCCACCGCACCGACCACATCCCGATCCCGGACCACTTCTGGTTTGGTAAG GTGGCGCCGGAGACTTACGCCGTCATGAAATGGATCCGCTCCATCCCGTTCGTGCTCTCGGCCAACTTCCACGCCGGGGACCTGGTGGTGTCCTACCCCTACGATCTGTCCAAACACCCGCTGCAGCGCAACATGTTCTCCCCGACGCCGGACAACAAG GTATTCAAGCTTCTCGCTAGGACATACGCGACCGCCCATGGGACGATGTCCAATGGAGACCCCCGGTGTGGAGCGTCTCGCACGGACGGTCCCAGGGGAACCGCTAACGGAGCGCAGAGGTCCAGCATCGCGGGCG GCATGCAGGACTTCAACTATCTCCACAGCAACTGCTTCGAGGTGACCGTGGAGCTGGGCTGTGATAAATTCCCCCCCGAGGAGGAATTGTCCAGCGGCTGGCAAGAAAACTACGAGGCTTTGATCGAATTCATGGAAGCG GTCCACGGAGGCATCAAAGGAATCGTTAAGGATGAGGAGGGCAACGCCGTCAAAGGCGCGCGGATATCAGTCCGGGGAATACGCCATGACATCACCACAG CTGAAGACGGAGACTACTGGCGTCTCCTCACCCCCGGCGTCCACATCGTCACGGCCTCGGCGCGCGGCTACTCCAGGAGCATGAAGAAGGTCCACTTGCCCCGACGCATGCACGCGGCGGGCCGGGTGGACTTCGTGCTGCAGAGAGCCGCGCCGGAGCTGGACCcgcaaaaggaggaggaggaggaggaggaggaggaggaggatgaggaggactcCCACGACCGCTTCGACCCGTACAACCAGTACGAGCGCTACGCCCTGGTGTCGGAGTCGAGCCCGAGCCGCGAGGAGAGGGCGGAGAAGCCCTGGTGGTGGAACTACTTTGTCCAGCCAGGAGGCCCCGCGCCGACATGGCTGCTGAAGCACCACTAG
- the LOC119223569 gene encoding carboxypeptidase Z-like isoform X2, which yields MAYTRTTFPNILGHQTREDAESGAEYLLVSVAESLLGGMCNPDIRMLGCSVLAPRCEKETLLRPCRTACEAARRRCGHAFEGIDMAWPYFLDCDRFFASEQEGCYDPLEGLRAEQDAEPVDSMEEAPPRDPATTMQFTYHTHAQMVGALKRVEERCFDVARTYSVGRSTEGRELLVIEFSNNPGRHELLEPEFKYIGNMHGNEVLGRQLLIYLAQHMCSEYQLGNERIQTLINTTRIHILPSMNPDGCELAVFGLPDNNYGDDDDEEEQGPRYESWNTGRNNAQNIDLNRNFPDLTSVAYSRRRQKRHRTDHIPIPDHFWFGKVAPETYAVMKWIRSIPFVLSANFHAGDLVVSYPYDLSKHPLQRNMFSPTPDNKVFKLLARTYATAHGTMSNGDPRCGASRTDGPRGTANGAQRSSIAGGMQDFNYLHSNCFEVTVELGCDKFPPEEELSSGWQENYEALIEFMEAVHGGIKGIVKDEEGNAVKGARISVRGIRHDITTAEDGDYWRLLTPGVHIVTASARGYSRSMKKVHLPRRMHAAGRVDFVLQRAAPELDPQKEEEEEEEEEEDEEDSHDRFDPYNQYERYALVSESSPSREERAEKPWWWNYFVQPGGPAPTWLLKHH from the exons ATGGCCTACACCCGCACCACGTTCCCCAACATCCTCGGCCACCAGACCCGCGAGGACGCCGAGTCGGGCGCCGAGTACCTCCTGGTGAGCGTCGCAGAGTCGCTGCTCGGCGGCATGTGCAACCCCGACATCCGCATGCTGGGCTGCTCCGTGTTGGCGCCCCGCTGCGAGAAGGAGACGCTGCTGAGGCCCTGCCGCACCGCCTGCGAGGCGGCGCGCAGAAGGTGCGGCCACGCCTTCGAGGGGATCGACATGGCCTGGCCCTACTTCCTGGACTGCGACCGCTTCTTCGCCAGCGAGCAGGAGGGATGTTACGACCCGCTGGAGGGCCTCAGAG CCGAGCAGGACGCGGAGCCCGTGGACAGCATGGAAGAGGCTCCCCCGAGAGACCCCGCCACGACGATGCAGTTCACCTACCACACCCACGCCCAGATGGTCGGCGCCTTGAAGAGGGTCGAGGAGCGATGCTTCGACGTAGCGAGGACCTACAGCGTGGGCCGCAGCACGGAGGGCAGGGAGCTGCTGGTGATCGAATTCTCCAACAACCCCGGACGACATGAACTGC TCGAGCCAGAGTTTAAGTACATCGGCAACATGCACGGGAATGAAGTCCTGGGCCGCCAGCTGCTGATCTACTTGGCTCAGCACATGTGCTCGGAGTACCAGCTGGGCAACGAGCGCATCCAGACCCTCATCAACACCACCCGCATCCACATCCTGCCCTCCATGAACCCCGACGGGTGCGAGTTGGCCGTTTTTGGACTTCCGGACAACAACTACGGGGAcgacgacgatgaggaggagcag GGTCCCAGATATGAATCTTGGAACACCGGCCGCAATAATGCCCAGAACATCGACCTGAACCGGAACTTCCCGGACTTGACCTCGGTCGCCTACAGCCGGCGCAGACAGAAGCGCCACCGCACCGACCACATCCCGATCCCGGACCACTTCTGGTTTGGTAAG GTGGCGCCGGAGACTTACGCCGTCATGAAATGGATCCGCTCCATCCCGTTCGTGCTCTCGGCCAACTTCCACGCCGGGGACCTGGTGGTGTCCTACCCCTACGATCTGTCCAAACACCCGCTGCAGCGCAACATGTTCTCCCCGACGCCGGACAACAAG GTATTCAAGCTTCTCGCTAGGACATACGCGACCGCCCATGGGACGATGTCCAATGGAGACCCCCGGTGTGGAGCGTCTCGCACGGACGGTCCCAGGGGAACCGCTAACGGAGCGCAGAGGTCCAGCATCGCGGGCG GCATGCAGGACTTCAACTATCTCCACAGCAACTGCTTCGAGGTGACCGTGGAGCTGGGCTGTGATAAATTCCCCCCCGAGGAGGAATTGTCCAGCGGCTGGCAAGAAAACTACGAGGCTTTGATCGAATTCATGGAAGCG GTCCACGGAGGCATCAAAGGAATCGTTAAGGATGAGGAGGGCAACGCCGTCAAAGGCGCGCGGATATCAGTCCGGGGAATACGCCATGACATCACCACAG CTGAAGACGGAGACTACTGGCGTCTCCTCACCCCCGGCGTCCACATCGTCACGGCCTCGGCGCGCGGCTACTCCAGGAGCATGAAGAAGGTCCACTTGCCCCGACGCATGCACGCGGCGGGCCGGGTGGACTTCGTGCTGCAGAGAGCCGCGCCGGAGCTGGACCcgcaaaaggaggaggaggaggaggaggaggaggaggaggatgaggaggactcCCACGACCGCTTCGACCCGTACAACCAGTACGAGCGCTACGCCCTGGTGTCGGAGTCGAGCCCGAGCCGCGAGGAGAGGGCGGAGAAGCCCTGGTGGTGGAACTACTTTGTCCAGCCAGGAGGCCCCGCGCCGACATGGCTGCTGAAGCACCACTAG